CTAAGGGCCCCTGGGAGCGAGCTGCGCAAGGCGGCGCAGGTCTTTGAAGCGCGCCGCGACGCGCTGGTCAGCCTCCTCAACCGCTCGGCCTGGCCCACGCCCTTGCCGCAGGCCAGCATGTACGTGTGGACGCGCCTGCCCCGAGGTTTCACCGATTCCTACGGCTTCGCCACCCTGTTGGCGCGGCAGACCGGCGTCTGCCTGGGGCCGGGTCGGAGCTTTGGGGAAGAGGGCGAAGGCTACGTGAGATTTGCGCTGGTGCGCGAGCCCGAGGCTTTGGAGCGCGCGGTCTCGAGGATCAGGGACTGGCTCGATTAGCGTGCGCGGCTCATGATACGAAGCTTGCGGGACGACGTGACGGCGCTGGCGACGCCCGCTGGCAGAATGGTCGGCACTCCCGGCCACGCCGAGGCGCGCCGCTACCTCGTGGGGCGCATGGCTGAGCTGGACCTGCGGCCCTATGCCGACGCGTCGTTCGAGCTGCCTTACGAGGTGGGCGGGCAGCAGTTCACCAATCTCGCAGGCCTCCTGCCGGGCGCGCGGTCCGGCGATCAGAGAGCTGGCCTCGAGCCCATAATGCTCTTGGCCCACTACGACACCGCCGGCCCCTTTCCCGGCGCGGACGACAACGCCGCGGCTGTCGCTATCCTGCTGTCGCTGGTGCCGAGGCTGAGAGAAAAAGGGCTGGAGCGGCCTATCGTCCTCGCCTTTCCCGACGCCGAGGAACCCCCTTACTTCCTTTCGCCGGCGATGGGCTCGACCTTCTTCTATACGCGCCAGCGTACAGGTCCTGTCCACGCCGCCATCGTCCTCGACCTCGTCGGTCACGATGTTCCCGTTCCTGGCCTGAGCGACCTGCTCTTCATCACCGGCCTCGAGAGCGACCCCGTCCTGGCAGGGCTTCTGAGAGCCTGCGAGCCGCACGGGGGCGTCCGCATAGTGGCAGCACTGAACCGCTACGTCGGCGACATGAGCGATCATCACGTCTTCCGGGTGAACGAGCGGCCCTACCTCTTCTTGTCCTGCGGCCACTGGGCCCACTACCACCAGCCCAGCGACACGCCCGAAAAGCTCAACTACAGCAAGATGGCGTATATCGCCGACTACCTGCTGGGGCTCGTGACCGAGGTCTGCGATGCTGAACTGAAGGGGCCGTTCGAGGGCTACGACTCGACCGAGACCGAGCTCTACTTCATGCGCCGGTCGCTGGGAGAGCACGCCGCGGCGCTCGGTCTGCGCTTCGAGAGCCGCCGCGACATCGACGCGCTGGCTACGCTGCTCACGCGGACGTTCGGCCTCTAAGCGTCAGCCTTCGTTGGGAAGATGTACACCCACCTGTGGCTGAGGGCGCCTCCGCGCGCCTCGTTGCAAGCGGCGCACCTCCAAGAAGCCGTAGAAGTTCACTGCGAAGTGGGCGAGCATCGCCGCCCAGAGGCTGCCCGTCCACAGCGTGACGTAGCCGAAGACCAGGCCCGCCACGAAGGTGTAGGCGGTGTAGCTCCAGGCCCGGCGCGGCGCGGGGTGCAGCAGCGCGAAGACGGCCGCCTGGCCCCAGACGCCCAGCAGCGGCAACAGCGCCCCGCGAAAAAAGAGCTCTTCTGAAACAGCCGTGGCCGCGGCCAGGCCGAAGGCCAGCGGCAGGGTGATGGGAAAGCGCCTGAGGGCGTTCTCCAGCAGCTTGCTGGCGGTGCGAAAGGAGGGCAGCAGGCGCTCGAGCCCCCAGGCCCCGCCCAGGAGACCGAGAGTGGTGAGAGCGGCTGTCAGCAGGATGATCAGGGGTCCCGCCTGGGCCCCCAACTCGAGCGGCCTTAGCAGCAGCCACACACCACCGGCGAGCCCCGTCAGCAGGCTGGGCAGAAAGACGAGGTAGCGCCTCATAGGCGAACCCTATGCCCTCACCCTATTATGCCCTCACCCCTATGAGGCGCATCTCGCTAGGGTCGGGCGGGCCAGGCGTGGGAGGGTTTGCCGTGTTCAGCCGGCTGCTCGAGCCCTCTCAAAAAGCGCCTGACGGCTCGCGGCGACTTCAGGTGGAAGATGGCCTTCTCGCCCCTGTAGGTCGCCAGCTTCTCGAGGACGCCCGGCCGCTTCTTCTCGGGGTAGTCCCAGATCCAGCGCAAAAAGGCCGGGTCGAGCTGCTCCGGGCAGCCCGGCGTGAGGTCAGGCCGGCACCTGCCGTGGTACCGCACCCGGCGCTTTAGGGCCCGCCACAAGCAGAGCTTGCGCGGCATGTCGAGAAAGATGACGGTGTCGGCGGCCCTGAGCCTGATATCCATGGTCTTGCCGTAGTTGCCGTCGATGATCCAACTCGGCCGCCCCACCAAGTTTTCCTGGATGGTCGTCCAGGTGGGTGTGGGCGTCTCCTTCCAGCCGGACTTCCAGTAGAGGGTATCCAGGTGAACGACCTCGAGGCCGAGGCACTCGCCGAGCGCTCTGGCCAAGGTCGATTTGCCGGCACCGCCGGAGCCGATGATGGCGATTCTTCTCATAGACCCGCTTCTCATAAACTCGCTTCTCATAAATCCGTGCGTCCTCCTCCCCAAAAGAACGACCGCACCCCCTTGAGGGAGTTACTCTACCACAAGAGATCGGAGACTTGAGCTTCGCTTAAGCCTCCATTAAGCTCCAGAGTATAAGGGAGCGGCGGGGCGAAAGAGGGTGGCTGCCCGACATTCTCCAAGCCCCCGCCATGCTAGCCCTCCTCGCCGCCTGGCGCCTCCGTCCAGCCCCTGCTGCGGGCGTAGTGACGAAGCGCCCTTTCGGCCTCCGCCCGGCCGCTGACGTCGCCGACGGCGGCGGCCTCCTGCACGAAGCGCACCGCCTCGCCGACCCTGGGGCCG
This window of the Deinococcota bacterium genome carries:
- a CDS encoding M28 family peptidase, with protein sequence MIRSLRDDVTALATPAGRMVGTPGHAEARRYLVGRMAELDLRPYADASFELPYEVGGQQFTNLAGLLPGARSGDQRAGLEPIMLLAHYDTAGPFPGADDNAAAVAILLSLVPRLREKGLERPIVLAFPDAEEPPYFLSPAMGSTFFYTRQRTGPVHAAIVLDLVGHDVPVPGLSDLLFITGLESDPVLAGLLRACEPHGGVRIVAALNRYVGDMSDHHVFRVNERPYLFLSCGHWAHYHQPSDTPEKLNYSKMAYIADYLLGLVTEVCDAELKGPFEGYDSTETELYFMRRSLGEHAAALGLRFESRRDIDALATLLTRTFGL
- a CDS encoding DNA topology modulation protein, translated to MRRIAIIGSGGAGKSTLARALGECLGLEVVHLDTLYWKSGWKETPTPTWTTIQENLVGRPSWIIDGNYGKTMDIRLRAADTVIFLDMPRKLCLWRALKRRVRYHGRCRPDLTPGCPEQLDPAFLRWIWDYPEKKRPGVLEKLATYRGEKAIFHLKSPRAVRRFLRGLEQPAEHGKPSHAWPARP
- a CDS encoding CPBP family intramembrane metalloprotease, with amino-acid sequence MRRYLVFLPSLLTGLAGGVWLLLRPLELGAQAGPLIILLTAALTTLGLLGGAWGLERLLPSFRTASKLLENALRRFPITLPLAFGLAAATAVSEELFFRGALLPLLGVWGQAAVFALLHPAPRRAWSYTAYTFVAGLVFGYVTLWTGSLWAAMLAHFAVNFYGFLEVRRLQRGARRRPQPQVGVHLPNEG